Proteins encoded in a region of the Phaenicophaeus curvirostris isolate KB17595 chromosome 1, BPBGC_Pcur_1.0, whole genome shotgun sequence genome:
- the PCDH8 gene encoding protocadherin-8 isoform X1 produces MTPPRLLAVACLVSLSLGKTVRYRTDEEGAPGTVIGTLADEMPVKAPGEMSFRLMRQFSNSSLVRVREEDGQLSIGDAGLDREQLCGPAPQCVLAFDVVSCWRERYRLVHVELEVRDINDHAPRFPRAQMTLEVSESAAPGTRLPLEVAVDEDVGSNSIQSFQVSLNSHFGVEAQTRADGARCADLVLLQELDRERQPSYTLELVAKDGGSPARSGTATVHVRVLDANDNSPAFAQSSVTVELPEDAPPGSLLLDLDAADPDEGPNGEVVYAFGSQVPPEARRLFRLDPRSGRLTLEAAVDYERTRTYELDVRAQDRGASPRTATCTVIVRLTDVNDNAPRISISALRGAASATSVAYISEAAASESFVALVSASDRDSGANGQVRCSLRGHDHFALQRAYEDSYMIVTTAALDRERIPEYNLTVVAEDLGSPPFKTVRQYTVRVSDENDNAPLFTKPLYEVAVPENNPPGAYITTVVARDPDLGHNGKVTYRLLDTQVMGAPISTYVSVDPATGAIYALRTFNYEILKQLDLRIQATDGGSPQLSSSTLVKVRMVDQNDNPPVIIHPVLTNGTVEISVSSKTSCDSVVAQIKARDADDGANAELTFAFLEEPQPDLFTINPSSGDIVLRGDLSEELGQLFKVILTVTDNGRPPLATTATVNFLVTATAPSSIQEIAKPSSWEGKALQWDIPLIVIIVLAGSCTLLLVAIITIATTCNRRKKGNDIKNNTSLKEQIDISHLEKGQQEEGSQRGNVFEVRTFPSKTSFTSPDPSPAAEEISTTESSSDSTCLYEGQKKLRGPSGEQGFAATPSYGKESAPPVTIWKGHSFNTISGREAEKFSGKDSGKGDSDFNDSDSDISGDALKKDLITHMQNGLWACTAECKVLGHSDRCWSPSCGRANPHPSPHPSAPLSTFCKSTSLPRDPLRRDNFYQAQLPKTVGLQSVYEKVLHRDFDRTITLLSPPHPARLPDLQEIGVPLYPAPSTRFLGPQTDAAEKV; encoded by the exons ATGACCCCCCCGCGGCTGCTGGCCGTCGCCTGcctggtgtccctgtccctcggCAAGACGGTGAGGTACCGCACCGACGAGGAGGGAGCGCCGGGCACGGTGATCGGCACGCTGGCCGACGAGATGCCGGTGAAGGCGCCGGGGGAGATGAGCTTCCGTCTGATGCGGCAGTTCAGCAACAGCTCCCTGGTGCGGGTGCGGGAGGAGGACGGGCAGCTGAGCATCGGCGACGCGGGGCTGGACCGGGAGCAGCTGTGCGGGCCGGCTCCGCAGTGCGTTCTGGCCTTCGACGTGGTGAGCTGCTGGCGGGAGCGCTACCGCCTGGTGCACGTGGAGCTGGAGGTGCGCGACATCAACGACCACGCGCCCCGCTTCCCCCGAGCCCAAATGACGCTGGAGGTGTCGGAGAGCGCCGCGCCCGGCACCCGCCTCCCGCTGGAAGTGGCCGTGGATGAGGACGTGGGCTCCAACTCCATCCAGAGCTTCCAGGTGTCCCTCAACAGCCACTTCGGCGTGGAGGCGCAGACTCGGGCAGACGGGGCGCGCTGCGCCGACCTGGTGCTTCTCCAGGAGCTGGACCGCGAGCGCCAGCCCTCCTACACGCTGGAGCTGGTGGCCAAGGACGGCGGCAGCCCGGCGCGCTCGGGCACAGCCACCGTACACGTCCGTGTCCTCGATGCCAATGACAACAGTCCTGCCTTCGCCCAGAGCTCGGTCACGGTGGAGCTGCCTGAGGACGCGCCGCCCGGCTCCCTGCTGCTCGACCTGGATGCCGCTGACCCTGATGAAGGCCCCAACGGAGAGGTAGTCTACGCCTTCGGCAGCCAGGTGCCCCCTGAGGCGCGGCGGCTCTTTCGCCTCGACCCACGCTCGGGCCGCCTCACGTTGGAGGCTGCCGTGGACTACGAGCGCACCCGCACCTACGAGCTGGACGTGCGCGCCCAGGACCGCGGCGCCAGCCCCCGCACTGCCACCTGCACTGTCATCGTGCGCCTCACCGATGTCAATGACAACGCGCCGCGCATCAGCATCAGCGCCCTCCGCGGTGCTGCCAGCGCCACCAGCGTCGCCTACATCAGCGAGGCAGCGGCCAGCGAGAGCTTCGTGGCCCTTGTCAGCGCCTCAGACCGTGACTCAGGTGCCAATGGCCAGGTGCGCTGCAGCCTCCGTGGCCACGACCACTTTGCCCTACAGCGTGCCTACGAGGACAGTTACATGATCGTCACCACGGCAGCCTTGGACCGTGAGCGCATCCCCGAATACAACCTCACGGTGGTGGCCGAGGACCTTGGCTCACCGCCCTTCAAGACTGTCCGCCAGTACACAGTGCGTGTGAGCGATGAGAATGACAATGCACCGCTCTTCACCAAACCCCTCTACGAGGTGGCCGTTCCAGAGAACAATCCCCCAGGTGCCTACATCACCACCGTGGTGGCCCGCGATCCTGATCTTGGCCACAATGGGAAGGTCACCTACCGGCTCCTGGATACGCAGGTCATGGGTGCCCCCATCTCCACCTACGTCTCAGTGGACCCCGCCACCGGGGCCATCTATGCCCTCAGGACGTTCAACTATGAGATTCTCAAGCAGCTGGATCTGAGGATCCAGGCCACTGATGGAGGCTCCCCACAGCTCTCCAGCAGCACCCTTGTCAAAGTGAGGATGGTGGACCAGAATGACAACCCTCCTGTCATCATCCACCCAGTGCTCACCAATGGGACAGTGGAAATCAGCGTGTCCAGCAAGACCTCCTGTGACTCCGTGGTGGCCCAGATCAAAGCTCGAGATGCAGATGACGGTGCCAATGCCGAGCTCACCTTTGCCTTCCTGGAAGAGCCCCAGCCGGACCTCTTCACCATCAACCCAAGTAGTGGGGACATTGTGCTAAGGGGCGATCTCTCTgaagagctgggacagctgtTCAAGGTCATCCTCACTGTAACAGACAATGGCAGACCCCCACTGGCCACCACTGCCACTGTCAACTTCCTGGTGACCGCCACTGCACCTTCCAGCATCCAGGAGATAGCCAAGCCCAGCTCCTGGGAAGGAAAAGCTTTGCAATGGGACATCCCTCTGATCGTGATCATTGTTCTGGCGGGCAGCTGCACCCTCCTCCTGGTGGCTATAATCACCATCGCCACCACCTGCAATAGGCGCAAGAAGGGAAATGACATCAAAAATAACACTTCTTTGAAGGAGCAGATAGATATCTCCCACCTGGAGAAGGGCCAGCAAGAGGAGGGCAGCCAGAGGGGGAATGTGTTCGAGGTACGAACCTTTCCCAGCAAAACCTCTTTCACAAGCCCcgacccttctccagctgctgaagaGATCTCCACCACTGAGAGCAGCAGTGACAGCACTTGCCTCTACGAGGGGCAGAAGAAGCTCAGAGGACCGAGTGGGGAG CAGGGTTTTGCCGCCACTCCGAGCTACGGCAAAGAGTCTGCTCCCCCCGTGACCATTTGGAAGGGGCACTCATTCAACACCATCTCCGGCCgagaggcagagaagttcaGCGGCAAAGACAGCGGCAAAGGCGACAGCGATTTCAACGACAGTGACTCAGATATCAGTGGAGATGCCCTAAAGAAAGATCTCATCACGCACATGCAGAATG gTCTGTGGGCATGCACAGCCGAGTGCAAGGTCTTGGGCCACTCGGACCGCTGCTGGAGCCCTTCCTGTGGCCGAGCCAACCCTcacccctctccccatccctcagcACCCCTCTCCACCTTCTGCAAGAGCACATCCTTGCCCAGGGATCCCCTTCGCAGGGACAACTTTTATCAAGCCCAGCTGCCCAAAACGGTGGGGCTTCAGAGCGTCTATGAGAAAGTGCTGCACAGGGACTTTGACCGGACGATCACGCTCCTCTCTCCGCCGCACCCTGCACGGCTCCCTGACCTTCAGGAGATTGGGGTGCCCCTCTACCCAGCCCCCTCGACTAGATTCCTCGGCCCCCAGACTGATGCAGCCGAGAAAGTGTAG
- the PCDH8 gene encoding protocadherin-8 isoform X2, which yields MTPPRLLAVACLVSLSLGKTVRYRTDEEGAPGTVIGTLADEMPVKAPGEMSFRLMRQFSNSSLVRVREEDGQLSIGDAGLDREQLCGPAPQCVLAFDVVSCWRERYRLVHVELEVRDINDHAPRFPRAQMTLEVSESAAPGTRLPLEVAVDEDVGSNSIQSFQVSLNSHFGVEAQTRADGARCADLVLLQELDRERQPSYTLELVAKDGGSPARSGTATVHVRVLDANDNSPAFAQSSVTVELPEDAPPGSLLLDLDAADPDEGPNGEVVYAFGSQVPPEARRLFRLDPRSGRLTLEAAVDYERTRTYELDVRAQDRGASPRTATCTVIVRLTDVNDNAPRISISALRGAASATSVAYISEAAASESFVALVSASDRDSGANGQVRCSLRGHDHFALQRAYEDSYMIVTTAALDRERIPEYNLTVVAEDLGSPPFKTVRQYTVRVSDENDNAPLFTKPLYEVAVPENNPPGAYITTVVARDPDLGHNGKVTYRLLDTQVMGAPISTYVSVDPATGAIYALRTFNYEILKQLDLRIQATDGGSPQLSSSTLVKVRMVDQNDNPPVIIHPVLTNGTVEISVSSKTSCDSVVAQIKARDADDGANAELTFAFLEEPQPDLFTINPSSGDIVLRGDLSEELGQLFKVILTVTDNGRPPLATTATVNFLVTATAPSSIQEIAKPSSWEGKALQWDIPLIVIIVLAGSCTLLLVAIITIATTCNRRKKGNDIKNNTSLKEQIDISHLEKGQQEEGSQRGNVFEVRTFPSKTSFTSPDPSPAAEEISTTESSSDSTCLYEGQKKLRGPSGEGFAATPSYGKESAPPVTIWKGHSFNTISGREAEKFSGKDSGKGDSDFNDSDSDISGDALKKDLITHMQNGLWACTAECKVLGHSDRCWSPSCGRANPHPSPHPSAPLSTFCKSTSLPRDPLRRDNFYQAQLPKTVGLQSVYEKVLHRDFDRTITLLSPPHPARLPDLQEIGVPLYPAPSTRFLGPQTDAAEKV from the exons ATGACCCCCCCGCGGCTGCTGGCCGTCGCCTGcctggtgtccctgtccctcggCAAGACGGTGAGGTACCGCACCGACGAGGAGGGAGCGCCGGGCACGGTGATCGGCACGCTGGCCGACGAGATGCCGGTGAAGGCGCCGGGGGAGATGAGCTTCCGTCTGATGCGGCAGTTCAGCAACAGCTCCCTGGTGCGGGTGCGGGAGGAGGACGGGCAGCTGAGCATCGGCGACGCGGGGCTGGACCGGGAGCAGCTGTGCGGGCCGGCTCCGCAGTGCGTTCTGGCCTTCGACGTGGTGAGCTGCTGGCGGGAGCGCTACCGCCTGGTGCACGTGGAGCTGGAGGTGCGCGACATCAACGACCACGCGCCCCGCTTCCCCCGAGCCCAAATGACGCTGGAGGTGTCGGAGAGCGCCGCGCCCGGCACCCGCCTCCCGCTGGAAGTGGCCGTGGATGAGGACGTGGGCTCCAACTCCATCCAGAGCTTCCAGGTGTCCCTCAACAGCCACTTCGGCGTGGAGGCGCAGACTCGGGCAGACGGGGCGCGCTGCGCCGACCTGGTGCTTCTCCAGGAGCTGGACCGCGAGCGCCAGCCCTCCTACACGCTGGAGCTGGTGGCCAAGGACGGCGGCAGCCCGGCGCGCTCGGGCACAGCCACCGTACACGTCCGTGTCCTCGATGCCAATGACAACAGTCCTGCCTTCGCCCAGAGCTCGGTCACGGTGGAGCTGCCTGAGGACGCGCCGCCCGGCTCCCTGCTGCTCGACCTGGATGCCGCTGACCCTGATGAAGGCCCCAACGGAGAGGTAGTCTACGCCTTCGGCAGCCAGGTGCCCCCTGAGGCGCGGCGGCTCTTTCGCCTCGACCCACGCTCGGGCCGCCTCACGTTGGAGGCTGCCGTGGACTACGAGCGCACCCGCACCTACGAGCTGGACGTGCGCGCCCAGGACCGCGGCGCCAGCCCCCGCACTGCCACCTGCACTGTCATCGTGCGCCTCACCGATGTCAATGACAACGCGCCGCGCATCAGCATCAGCGCCCTCCGCGGTGCTGCCAGCGCCACCAGCGTCGCCTACATCAGCGAGGCAGCGGCCAGCGAGAGCTTCGTGGCCCTTGTCAGCGCCTCAGACCGTGACTCAGGTGCCAATGGCCAGGTGCGCTGCAGCCTCCGTGGCCACGACCACTTTGCCCTACAGCGTGCCTACGAGGACAGTTACATGATCGTCACCACGGCAGCCTTGGACCGTGAGCGCATCCCCGAATACAACCTCACGGTGGTGGCCGAGGACCTTGGCTCACCGCCCTTCAAGACTGTCCGCCAGTACACAGTGCGTGTGAGCGATGAGAATGACAATGCACCGCTCTTCACCAAACCCCTCTACGAGGTGGCCGTTCCAGAGAACAATCCCCCAGGTGCCTACATCACCACCGTGGTGGCCCGCGATCCTGATCTTGGCCACAATGGGAAGGTCACCTACCGGCTCCTGGATACGCAGGTCATGGGTGCCCCCATCTCCACCTACGTCTCAGTGGACCCCGCCACCGGGGCCATCTATGCCCTCAGGACGTTCAACTATGAGATTCTCAAGCAGCTGGATCTGAGGATCCAGGCCACTGATGGAGGCTCCCCACAGCTCTCCAGCAGCACCCTTGTCAAAGTGAGGATGGTGGACCAGAATGACAACCCTCCTGTCATCATCCACCCAGTGCTCACCAATGGGACAGTGGAAATCAGCGTGTCCAGCAAGACCTCCTGTGACTCCGTGGTGGCCCAGATCAAAGCTCGAGATGCAGATGACGGTGCCAATGCCGAGCTCACCTTTGCCTTCCTGGAAGAGCCCCAGCCGGACCTCTTCACCATCAACCCAAGTAGTGGGGACATTGTGCTAAGGGGCGATCTCTCTgaagagctgggacagctgtTCAAGGTCATCCTCACTGTAACAGACAATGGCAGACCCCCACTGGCCACCACTGCCACTGTCAACTTCCTGGTGACCGCCACTGCACCTTCCAGCATCCAGGAGATAGCCAAGCCCAGCTCCTGGGAAGGAAAAGCTTTGCAATGGGACATCCCTCTGATCGTGATCATTGTTCTGGCGGGCAGCTGCACCCTCCTCCTGGTGGCTATAATCACCATCGCCACCACCTGCAATAGGCGCAAGAAGGGAAATGACATCAAAAATAACACTTCTTTGAAGGAGCAGATAGATATCTCCCACCTGGAGAAGGGCCAGCAAGAGGAGGGCAGCCAGAGGGGGAATGTGTTCGAGGTACGAACCTTTCCCAGCAAAACCTCTTTCACAAGCCCcgacccttctccagctgctgaagaGATCTCCACCACTGAGAGCAGCAGTGACAGCACTTGCCTCTACGAGGGGCAGAAGAAGCTCAGAGGACCGAGTGGGGAG GGTTTTGCCGCCACTCCGAGCTACGGCAAAGAGTCTGCTCCCCCCGTGACCATTTGGAAGGGGCACTCATTCAACACCATCTCCGGCCgagaggcagagaagttcaGCGGCAAAGACAGCGGCAAAGGCGACAGCGATTTCAACGACAGTGACTCAGATATCAGTGGAGATGCCCTAAAGAAAGATCTCATCACGCACATGCAGAATG gTCTGTGGGCATGCACAGCCGAGTGCAAGGTCTTGGGCCACTCGGACCGCTGCTGGAGCCCTTCCTGTGGCCGAGCCAACCCTcacccctctccccatccctcagcACCCCTCTCCACCTTCTGCAAGAGCACATCCTTGCCCAGGGATCCCCTTCGCAGGGACAACTTTTATCAAGCCCAGCTGCCCAAAACGGTGGGGCTTCAGAGCGTCTATGAGAAAGTGCTGCACAGGGACTTTGACCGGACGATCACGCTCCTCTCTCCGCCGCACCCTGCACGGCTCCCTGACCTTCAGGAGATTGGGGTGCCCCTCTACCCAGCCCCCTCGACTAGATTCCTCGGCCCCCAGACTGATGCAGCCGAGAAAGTGTAG